The following are encoded together in the Flavihumibacter fluvii genome:
- a CDS encoding pyridoxal phosphate-dependent aminotransferase, translating into MKMETANRLNGIGEYYFSQKLREIDTLNKAGKAIINLGIGSPDLPPHPDVIKTLQEEAAKPTVHAYQNYKGSPVLRKAMSDWYATWYGVSLDPETEILPLIGSKEGIMHICMTYLNDGDEVLIPNPGYPTYSSAVKLAGGVAIPYEMVEALNWEPDLDALASTDLSRVKLMWVNYPHMPTGQLPSRQFFERLVAFGHTHGILICHDNPYSFILNEHPASLLSVEGAKDVVIELNSLSKSHNMAGWRVGLLAGAKERIDEIIRFKSNMDSGMFLPVQLAAAKALQLGKEWYDSVNIVYARRRELVFDLLQMLECSFSREQVGMFVWAKVPSTYTDGYALSDAILYSSNVFITPGGIFGSAGNGFIRVSLCSPEEKINQAIERIRVSVPVTTNL; encoded by the coding sequence ATGAAAATGGAAACAGCCAACAGACTGAATGGTATCGGCGAATATTATTTCTCGCAAAAACTGCGGGAAATTGACACACTGAACAAGGCCGGAAAGGCCATCATAAACCTGGGCATTGGTAGTCCGGATCTTCCGCCGCACCCTGATGTGATCAAAACCTTGCAGGAAGAGGCGGCAAAACCTACCGTACATGCATACCAAAATTATAAAGGCTCCCCCGTTCTGAGAAAGGCGATGAGTGACTGGTATGCTACCTGGTATGGTGTTAGCCTTGATCCGGAAACTGAAATTTTACCATTGATCGGTAGTAAAGAAGGCATCATGCATATCTGTATGACCTACCTGAATGATGGGGATGAAGTGTTGATCCCTAATCCGGGTTATCCTACCTACAGCAGTGCCGTAAAACTTGCCGGCGGTGTGGCAATTCCTTATGAAATGGTAGAAGCATTGAATTGGGAGCCGGATCTTGATGCACTTGCCAGCACTGATTTGTCCAGGGTTAAACTGATGTGGGTGAATTATCCCCATATGCCCACCGGGCAACTTCCTTCCAGGCAATTTTTTGAAAGGCTGGTGGCTTTTGGCCATACGCATGGGATACTGATCTGCCACGATAATCCGTATAGTTTTATTCTGAATGAGCACCCCGCCAGCCTGCTGTCGGTGGAAGGCGCAAAAGATGTGGTAATAGAACTGAATTCACTCAGCAAGAGCCATAATATGGCCGGATGGCGGGTTGGACTTCTGGCTGGTGCAAAAGAAAGGATCGACGAAATCATCCGCTTTAAAAGCAATATGGATAGCGGCATGTTTCTTCCTGTACAGCTGGCGGCTGCAAAAGCCCTTCAGCTGGGTAAGGAGTGGTACGACAGTGTGAATATCGTTTATGCCAGAAGGCGTGAACTGGTATTTGACCTGTTGCAGATGCTGGAATGTAGTTTCAGCCGTGAACAGGTAGGCATGTTCGTTTGGGCGAAAGTTCCATCTACTTACACAGATGGTTATGCGCTAAGTGATGCAATCCTGTATAGTTCAAATGTATTTATTACACCAGGCGGAATTTTCGGCAGCGCTGGCAACGGATTCATCAGGGTTAGTTTATGTAGTCCGGAAGAAAAAATTAATCAGGCAATTGAACGTATTCGTGTATCTGTTCCTGTTACTACAAACTTATAA
- the aroB gene encoding 3-dehydroquinate synthase, with product METKKIRIGHSVTEYHFSASLSKLSQVADKKYSVIITDDHIYSLHQKQLKGWNTIVLKPGEEFKVQQTADAVIDTLIEMEADRKTTLVGIGGGVITDLTGYIGAVYMRGIKVGFVPTSLLAMVDASIGGKNGIDVGVYKNLVGIIRQPAFLLFDVALLKTLPDAEWQNGFAEIIKHACIKDAAMFRDLSKHDIKWYQTKKSEMASLVRRNALLKTKVVQGDETEQGDRKLLNYGHTLGHALENQYELSHGQAVSIGMTYAAHLSASILNFKGTEKVVDLIAQYQLPTYASFDRKKVFDVLKHDKKRERDQLHYILLDKIGKAVVHTLPLQQVAQIIEQL from the coding sequence ATGGAAACAAAAAAAATCAGGATTGGGCATTCGGTCACTGAATATCATTTCAGTGCCTCTTTGTCGAAGCTTAGCCAGGTTGCTGATAAGAAATATTCCGTTATCATTACAGATGACCATATTTATTCGTTGCACCAAAAGCAGCTGAAAGGTTGGAATACAATTGTTTTGAAACCCGGAGAAGAATTCAAGGTCCAGCAAACTGCTGATGCTGTCATAGATACGCTGATAGAAATGGAAGCCGACCGGAAAACAACTTTGGTCGGAATTGGCGGCGGAGTGATTACAGACCTTACCGGTTATATCGGTGCCGTGTATATGCGTGGCATAAAGGTTGGGTTTGTTCCAACCAGCCTCCTTGCCATGGTTGATGCTTCAATTGGTGGAAAAAATGGTATTGATGTGGGGGTATATAAAAACCTGGTGGGGATCATAAGGCAACCAGCTTTTTTACTATTTGATGTGGCATTACTGAAAACGCTTCCCGACGCAGAATGGCAAAATGGATTTGCAGAAATTATCAAGCATGCGTGTATTAAAGACGCAGCGATGTTTCGCGATTTGTCAAAGCATGACATCAAATGGTACCAGACAAAAAAATCAGAAATGGCATCACTTGTCCGCCGGAATGCTTTACTTAAAACCAAAGTAGTACAGGGTGATGAAACGGAACAAGGCGATCGTAAACTGCTGAACTACGGCCATACCCTGGGCCATGCGCTGGAGAACCAGTATGAGCTATCGCATGGGCAGGCAGTATCTATAGGTATGACCTATGCAGCCCACCTGTCTGCTTCCATCCTGAATTTTAAGGGAACAGAGAAGGTTGTTGACCTGATCGCTCAATACCAGTTGCCAACGTATGCAAGTTTTGACCGGAAGAAAGTGTTTGATGTGCTGAAACATGACAAGAAACGGGAAAGAGACCAGCTACATTATATTTTGCTGGATAAAATCGGCAAAGCTGTTGTGCACACACTTCCACTGCAGCAGGTAGCACAAATAATTGAACAGTTATAA
- a CDS encoding prephenate dehydrogenase, with the protein MERKKITIVGVGLIGGSLALQLNEKGMAAGIIGVESSLSHAAKALELGLVDEILPLEEAVKQSAVIVLAIPVDRMVELLPKVLDLVDHQIVFDAGSTKSQLISRVKDHPKRGRYVATHPMWGTEYSGPEAAVKSAFENKAVVICNAGESDADAVNWVKLVYKKIGMHLLEMDAVAHDIHAAYVSHISHITSFALANTVLEKEREDRAIFELASAGFESTVRLAKSNSAMWVPIFMQNRDNVLDVLNEHISQLRKFKSCLEKENYEYLQELIENANRIGKILK; encoded by the coding sequence ATGGAAAGGAAAAAAATAACCATAGTAGGTGTTGGATTGATCGGCGGATCGCTGGCCCTGCAATTGAATGAAAAAGGAATGGCTGCGGGGATTATTGGCGTTGAAAGCAGCCTCTCACATGCCGCAAAGGCACTTGAATTAGGGCTGGTGGATGAGATACTGCCTTTGGAAGAAGCGGTAAAGCAGAGCGCAGTTATCGTCCTGGCCATACCTGTAGATAGGATGGTGGAGCTATTGCCAAAAGTGCTCGATCTCGTGGACCACCAGATCGTGTTTGATGCAGGTTCTACCAAATCGCAATTGATCAGTCGCGTAAAGGACCATCCCAAAAGGGGCAGGTATGTTGCCACCCACCCTATGTGGGGGACAGAGTACAGTGGTCCGGAAGCTGCAGTGAAATCGGCTTTTGAAAATAAGGCGGTGGTAATCTGCAATGCAGGCGAAAGTGATGCGGATGCTGTGAACTGGGTAAAACTGGTCTATAAAAAAATAGGTATGCACTTATTGGAAATGGATGCTGTAGCCCATGATATTCATGCTGCTTATGTGAGCCATATTTCACACATCACTTCATTTGCACTTGCCAATACTGTATTGGAAAAGGAACGGGAAGACCGGGCGATTTTCGAATTGGCCAGTGCGGGTTTCGAAAGTACGGTACGCCTTGCTAAAAGTAATTCAGCTATGTGGGTACCCATTTTCATGCAAAACCGTGATAATGTGCTGGATGTTTTAAACGAACATATCTCACAATTGAGAAAATTCAAATCCTGCCTGGAAAAAGAGAATTATGAGTACCTGCAGGAACTGATAGAAAATGCGAATAGAATTGGGAAAATATTGAAGTAA
- a CDS encoding N-acetylglucosamine kinase has product MAILIADSGSTKCEWCVVDKGKIKKTIFTLGISPYFLNQEQIEELVRRDLYSQINRFSIDAIFYYGTGCKSIENQRLIKKAIKRVFPDAEIKVEIDLMGAARAVCGNQKGIACILGTGSNSCYFNGKKIVKNSPGLGYVLGDEGSGAYLGKKVIQYYLYQTFDEELKYRFEQKFKMNEVEILDRVYKHPLPNRFLAGFALFLAENRGHFMVENIIEDGLNDFFFTHVCKYNESWKLPIHFVGGVAFGFRDVVLDLCSAYELEAGAILQHPMQGLITYHSS; this is encoded by the coding sequence ATGGCCATCCTTATAGCAGATAGCGGTTCAACAAAATGCGAATGGTGCGTGGTAGATAAAGGCAAAATCAAAAAGACCATATTTACCCTGGGCATCAGTCCGTATTTTCTGAACCAGGAACAAATCGAGGAACTGGTTAGGCGCGACCTCTATAGTCAGATCAATCGCTTTAGTATTGATGCCATTTTTTATTATGGCACTGGTTGTAAGAGCATAGAAAACCAGCGATTGATAAAAAAAGCCATAAAAAGGGTATTCCCGGATGCGGAAATAAAAGTGGAAATTGACTTAATGGGGGCGGCCAGGGCAGTTTGTGGCAACCAGAAAGGCATCGCCTGCATCCTGGGAACCGGTAGTAATTCCTGTTATTTCAATGGAAAAAAAATAGTGAAGAATAGTCCGGGCTTAGGGTACGTCCTCGGCGATGAAGGCAGTGGCGCCTACCTGGGTAAAAAAGTAATCCAATATTATTTGTACCAGACCTTTGATGAGGAACTGAAGTATCGTTTTGAACAGAAATTCAAAATGAATGAAGTGGAGATTCTGGATAGGGTGTACAAGCATCCGCTGCCTAATCGCTTCCTGGCTGGGTTCGCCTTGTTCCTGGCTGAAAACAGGGGGCATTTCATGGTAGAAAATATTATCGAAGATGGGTTGAATGATTTCTTTTTTACACATGTTTGCAAATACAATGAAAGCTGGAAATTACCCATTCATTTTGTTGGCGGTGTTGCTTTTGGTTTCCGGGATGTGGTGCTGGATCTTTGTTCAGCATATGAACTGGAAGCGGGTGCTATTTTGCAGCATCCCATGCAAGGCCTGATTACCTACCATTCATCGTAA
- the aroA gene encoding 3-phosphoshikimate 1-carboxyvinyltransferase encodes MIATIQPSSLNGEIYAPASKSSMQRACAAALVAGGTTIIMNPGHSNDDKAALEVIHALGATVEPGDHQLVIRSGGIHARAKTVNCGESGLGIRMFTPLVAMNSGEISITGEGSLVTRPMDFFDTVLPQVGVTVQSNEGRLPLVVKGPLQPRDITVDGSLSSQFLTGILLAYAASGAKDVTITVTNLKSKPYVDLTLAVMKAFGLPVPENRDYSSFYFNSNGYTPDINLQRKYTVEGDWSGGAFLLVAGAIAGNIVVKGLDVFSTQADKAILQALISCGAGISIEADTISLRPMRLKAFQFNATDCPDLFPPLVALAAYCEGTTVIEGIGRLAHKESDRALTLQEEFRKLGLCIELQDDLMLIKGGGGLTGAAVHSRHDHRIAMACAVAALRASGETTIHDADAINKSYPDFFNHLSKLNAGVQYA; translated from the coding sequence ATGATCGCAACAATACAGCCTTCCTCGCTAAATGGGGAAATTTATGCACCGGCTTCCAAAAGTTCCATGCAAAGAGCCTGTGCTGCAGCATTAGTTGCAGGAGGGACAACCATTATTATGAATCCCGGGCATTCCAATGATGATAAGGCCGCACTAGAGGTAATCCATGCCCTGGGTGCAACAGTTGAGCCTGGTGATCACCAGCTTGTAATCAGAAGTGGGGGAATCCATGCCCGTGCAAAGACAGTTAATTGTGGAGAAAGCGGATTGGGAATCCGGATGTTCACTCCACTAGTGGCCATGAATTCAGGTGAAATTTCAATTACCGGCGAGGGAAGCCTAGTGACACGGCCAATGGATTTTTTTGATACGGTTTTACCGCAGGTAGGTGTTACCGTACAATCCAATGAAGGCCGGCTCCCACTTGTAGTGAAAGGTCCATTACAACCCCGTGATATTACAGTGGACGGTTCTTTAAGTTCACAATTCCTTACCGGTATCTTACTGGCTTATGCAGCGTCTGGTGCCAAAGATGTGACCATCACGGTGACAAACCTCAAGAGCAAGCCATATGTAGACCTGACCCTTGCTGTGATGAAGGCGTTCGGATTACCTGTACCTGAAAACAGGGATTACAGTTCTTTTTATTTTAATAGTAATGGTTATACACCGGATATAAATCTGCAGCGAAAGTATACTGTGGAAGGGGACTGGAGTGGCGGAGCATTTTTACTGGTAGCCGGCGCAATTGCAGGAAATATTGTTGTGAAAGGGTTGGATGTTTTTTCTACCCAGGCTGATAAGGCCATTTTGCAGGCACTGATCAGTTGTGGTGCAGGCATCAGCATCGAAGCCGATACTATTTCTTTGCGCCCAATGCGTTTAAAGGCATTTCAGTTCAATGCAACTGATTGCCCCGATCTTTTTCCACCATTAGTAGCACTGGCGGCTTATTGTGAAGGCACCACAGTAATTGAAGGAATTGGGCGGCTAGCGCATAAAGAAAGTGACCGCGCCCTCACTTTACAGGAAGAATTCAGGAAATTGGGACTGTGCATAGAATTGCAGGATGATCTCATGCTGATCAAAGGCGGCGGCGGGCTTACCGGTGCAGCAGTTCATTCACGCCATGACCACAGGATTGCAATGGCTTGCGCAGTAGCAGCTTTGCGGGCAAGTGGCGAAACAACAATACATGATGCCGATGCGATCAACAAATCATATCCGGATTTTTTTAACCATCTTTCAAAATTGAATGCGGGCGTACAATACGCATAA
- a CDS encoding S41 family peptidase: MKGKNTLKVWLPMLFSVMMIMGMVIGYKLRNNTQTATSMFKFTQKRAPIQEVLDLVMLKYVDKVDSDTLGNAAIQDMLTKLDPHSNFIPASHLAEVNEGLQGNFQGIGVEFQIFQDTVNVLSVLPGGPSEKAGLQVGDKFLKVGDTVVTGNITSDKIRKLLRGPGGSTVTTSLLRNGHSVVATIKRGIIPIPSLEAGYLIAPGTGYIKLNKFSENTYEEFMGSLEKLQGQGMLALILDLRGNGGGILGEAIDIADEFLDGDKLIVFTEGNNTPKLEYHAKRKGLFEKGKLVLLMDEQSASASEVLAGALQDWDRAEIVGRRSFGKGLVQEQYNLSDGSALRLTIARYYTPSGRSIQKPYDKGIDDYDNDILKRYRHGELVNADSNKVANGTAFKTNAGKTVYGGGGIMPDYFIAADTSTGLNALGALYQNNTISNFTYLYYVSHSTQINSFDNAGAFEKGFNWSEQDWKKFVEFASRDSISLAGLPENDKNYVTRRMKGLLARFRWRNEGYYQVLNPSDEMVKKSLKILQP, from the coding sequence ATGAAAGGGAAGAATACACTTAAGGTTTGGTTGCCCATGCTATTTTCTGTGATGATGATCATGGGGATGGTAATTGGCTATAAGTTGCGCAATAACACGCAAACTGCCACCAGTATGTTTAAATTCACGCAAAAGCGGGCGCCTATCCAGGAAGTGCTTGACCTGGTGATGCTGAAATATGTAGATAAAGTAGATAGTGATACACTCGGAAATGCTGCTATCCAGGATATGCTGACCAAACTGGACCCCCACTCGAATTTTATTCCGGCCTCCCACCTCGCAGAGGTTAACGAAGGTTTGCAGGGAAACTTCCAGGGAATTGGTGTGGAATTCCAGATATTCCAGGATACGGTGAATGTGTTAAGCGTTTTACCGGGTGGCCCCAGTGAAAAAGCAGGTTTACAGGTGGGTGATAAATTTTTAAAAGTGGGCGATACCGTGGTTACTGGAAATATCACTTCAGATAAGATCCGCAAACTTTTACGGGGACCGGGTGGTTCAACTGTCACAACTTCCCTTTTAAGAAATGGCCATTCCGTGGTAGCAACCATAAAACGGGGTATCATCCCGATACCATCCCTTGAAGCCGGTTACCTTATAGCACCAGGTACAGGATATATCAAACTGAATAAATTTTCAGAGAATACCTATGAAGAATTCATGGGCAGTCTTGAAAAATTACAGGGGCAGGGTATGCTTGCTCTGATCCTTGACCTTCGTGGAAACGGCGGGGGGATATTAGGGGAAGCCATTGATATAGCGGATGAATTCCTTGATGGTGATAAATTAATTGTATTTACTGAAGGGAACAATACCCCCAAACTTGAATACCATGCCAAACGCAAGGGTTTATTTGAGAAAGGGAAACTGGTGCTGCTGATGGATGAACAATCCGCCTCTGCCAGCGAAGTTTTGGCCGGCGCACTCCAGGATTGGGATCGCGCTGAAATCGTCGGCCGGCGTAGTTTTGGAAAGGGGTTGGTGCAGGAACAATACAATTTAAGCGATGGTTCTGCACTCCGTCTTACCATTGCCCGATATTACACGCCAAGTGGCCGGAGTATCCAAAAACCTTATGATAAAGGAATTGATGATTATGATAATGATATCTTGAAAAGGTACCGGCATGGTGAGTTAGTGAATGCCGATAGCAATAAAGTCGCAAATGGTACAGCATTTAAAACCAATGCCGGAAAAACTGTATATGGCGGGGGCGGCATTATGCCGGATTATTTTATTGCAGCTGATACCTCCACCGGATTAAATGCCCTGGGCGCACTTTACCAGAACAATACCATCAGCAATTTCACCTACCTCTACTATGTCTCACACTCCACCCAAATAAATAGCTTTGATAATGCCGGTGCCTTTGAGAAGGGGTTTAATTGGTCTGAACAGGACTGGAAAAAATTTGTTGAATTTGCATCCCGGGATAGTATTTCCCTGGCAGGTCTACCAGAAAATGATAAAAATTACGTAACCCGTCGGATGAAAGGATTGCTCGCCCGTTTCCGCTGGCGGAACGAGGGTTATTACCAGGTGTTGAATCCCAGTGATGAGATGGTGAAAAAATCCCTTAAAATATTGCAACCTTAA
- the murQ gene encoding N-acetylmuramic acid 6-phosphate etherase: MADFVRVTEQESLYHALDKMTVAELLFNMNKEDLQVPIAVSKVIPQIEQLVNALVDKILAGGRLFYLGAGTSGRLGILDASEIPPTYGLPQGIVIGLIAGGDEAIRKPVEKAEDNAEQGWEDLKIHSVSDKDFVIGIAASGTTPYVIGALQQCRSRGISTGSISCNPGSPISAAADFPVEVVVGPEFVTGSTRLKSGTAQKLVLNMISTSTMIRIGRVEDNKMVNMQLSNEKLVDRGTRMVMEELNISDYETANQLLLQYGSVKKAVDAKKKPH; encoded by the coding sequence ATGGCTGACTTTGTAAGAGTAACCGAACAGGAAAGTTTGTATCATGCCCTCGACAAAATGACGGTAGCTGAATTATTGTTTAACATGAACAAGGAAGACCTCCAGGTACCAATTGCCGTTAGTAAAGTGATCCCGCAGATTGAACAACTGGTGAATGCGCTGGTGGATAAGATCCTTGCCGGTGGCCGCCTGTTTTACCTGGGCGCCGGTACAAGCGGGCGTTTGGGGATTTTGGATGCCAGTGAAATTCCACCCACTTATGGATTACCCCAGGGGATTGTAATCGGGTTAATTGCCGGCGGGGATGAAGCGATCAGAAAGCCGGTTGAAAAAGCAGAGGACAATGCTGAACAGGGTTGGGAGGACCTGAAAATCCATTCCGTTTCAGATAAGGATTTTGTGATCGGTATTGCAGCAAGCGGTACCACACCTTATGTAATTGGCGCATTGCAACAGTGCCGCAGTAGGGGGATTAGCACTGGTTCCATTTCCTGTAACCCTGGTTCACCCATTAGTGCGGCTGCTGACTTTCCTGTGGAAGTAGTGGTGGGCCCCGAGTTTGTTACCGGAAGTACCCGCCTCAAAAGTGGGACAGCCCAAAAATTAGTGCTCAATATGATCTCTACAAGTACCATGATCCGTATCGGCAGGGTGGAAGACAATAAAATGGTGAATATGCAACTCAGCAATGAGAAACTGGTGGACCGTGGAACCAGGATGGTCATGGAGGAACTCAATATTTCCGACTATGAAACGGCCAATCAGCTCTTACTTCAGTATGGAAGTGTAAAGAAAGCAGTGGATGCAAAAAAAAAGCCACACTGA
- a CDS encoding DUF6249 domain-containing protein, whose amino-acid sequence MNATEMLTAISIPLGFFAMVFGLVYLKSRENMAMIERGMNPKEFANRPAPYRNLKNGLLLLGAGIGLALAYFITQYVLHDEENPALWFAFIGIGGGLGLISSYRIEKRELLDKTQQDI is encoded by the coding sequence AATCCCTTTAGGTTTTTTTGCCATGGTATTTGGATTGGTATACCTGAAGAGCCGTGAAAACATGGCTATGATTGAAAGAGGCATGAACCCCAAAGAGTTTGCTAACCGGCCAGCCCCTTATCGCAACCTTAAAAATGGGTTGCTCCTGCTGGGTGCAGGAATTGGACTCGCCCTGGCCTATTTTATCACCCAGTATGTTTTGCATGATGAAGAAAATCCGGCTCTTTGGTTTGCTTTCATCGGTATCGGCGGGGGCCTGGGACTGATCAGCTCCTATAGGATTGAAAAAAGAGAATTGCTGGATAAAACACAACAAGATATTTAA
- a CDS encoding prephenate dehydratase, protein MATRVSIQGYEGSFHQVAAQQFFGKQVEVIPCATFREVVKIAANKKESEGGVMAIENSIAGSILPNYNLLQKSNLRVVGEVYLQIKQNLLVNPGVQLEDIREVHSHPMAILQCIDFLEKYDWKLVETEDTALSAKHIHQKRHKHAAAIASKLAADLFDLEILAPNIHTMKNNYTRFLVLQRAEVAEVIPDANKASVNFHTDHSRGSLARVLSRIAEGGINLSKLQSFPIPGSDWEYSFHADMEFETIEQFNTIIDAIRPLTAALQVYGIYKNGRL, encoded by the coding sequence ATGGCAACAAGAGTATCAATACAAGGTTACGAAGGCAGTTTCCACCAGGTGGCTGCCCAGCAATTTTTTGGCAAGCAGGTGGAAGTAATTCCCTGCGCTACTTTTCGCGAGGTAGTTAAAATCGCTGCCAATAAAAAGGAAAGTGAAGGTGGTGTAATGGCCATTGAAAACTCTATTGCGGGTAGTATTTTACCCAATTACAACCTTTTACAGAAAAGCAACCTGCGGGTGGTGGGTGAGGTGTACCTCCAGATCAAACAAAACCTTCTTGTTAATCCAGGGGTTCAACTGGAAGACATCCGAGAGGTTCACTCACACCCCATGGCGATTCTGCAATGCATTGATTTCCTGGAAAAGTATGACTGGAAGCTGGTGGAAACTGAAGACACTGCCCTCAGTGCAAAACATATCCACCAGAAAAGGCATAAGCATGCAGCAGCTATTGCCAGTAAGCTGGCCGCAGATTTATTTGATCTTGAAATTCTGGCTCCGAATATACATACCATGAAAAATAATTACACCCGCTTCCTGGTGCTGCAAAGGGCAGAGGTTGCTGAGGTTATCCCGGATGCCAATAAAGCCTCGGTAAATTTCCACACTGATCATTCACGTGGCAGCCTGGCCAGGGTATTGAGCCGTATTGCTGAAGGTGGCATCAACCTGAGTAAACTGCAGAGTTTTCCTATTCCGGGAAGCGATTGGGAATATAGTTTTCATGCTGATATGGAATTTGAAACAATTGAACAATTCAATACCATAATTGATGCGATCAGGCCTCTGACTGCAGCTTTGCAGGTGTATGGTATTTATAAAAACGGCAGATTATGA
- a CDS encoding chorismate mutase, which yields MKQVTQEAWAKRPLIISGPCSAETEEQVLETAQRLAKTGKVDVLRAGIWKPRTRPGSFEGIGTKGLPWLQQARKLTGLPVAVEVATAKQVEDALHFDVDILWIGARTTVNPFSVQEVADALRGVDVPVLIKNPINPDLELWLGAVERVAKAGINQVGLIHRGFSSYGNTEYRNAPMWHLAIEMKRRNPELMIINDPSHICGRRDILLDVMQKAIDLDFDGLMIESHIDPDNAWSDAKQQVTPEKLAEMLDAITWRKEDVDSEAYHAALEKLRQQINHLDDELMQILGQRMKVAEQIGTYKKNNSITILQTNRWNEILERAFVKGDKLGLSKEFITRYFDAVHMESINHQNKVMNS from the coding sequence ATGAAACAAGTAACCCAGGAAGCCTGGGCTAAACGCCCATTGATCATATCTGGGCCTTGTAGTGCTGAAACAGAGGAGCAGGTATTGGAAACCGCCCAACGTCTCGCCAAAACCGGGAAAGTAGATGTGCTTAGGGCTGGAATCTGGAAACCCAGAACCCGTCCGGGATCATTTGAAGGTATTGGAACCAAAGGTTTACCCTGGTTGCAACAGGCCCGAAAATTGACCGGACTGCCCGTTGCAGTAGAAGTGGCAACCGCAAAACAAGTGGAAGATGCCCTCCATTTTGATGTCGATATTTTATGGATCGGCGCCCGAACAACTGTAAATCCATTTAGCGTACAGGAAGTTGCTGATGCCCTACGGGGAGTTGATGTTCCGGTCCTGATCAAGAATCCGATCAACCCCGATCTTGAATTATGGTTAGGTGCAGTTGAACGCGTGGCTAAAGCCGGAATTAACCAGGTCGGATTGATCCATCGTGGATTTTCATCCTATGGGAATACAGAATACCGTAACGCGCCAATGTGGCACCTGGCGATAGAAATGAAACGCCGCAATCCTGAACTTATGATCATTAATGATCCTTCGCATATCTGTGGTCGCCGTGATATCCTGCTGGATGTTATGCAAAAGGCAATTGACCTTGATTTCGACGGACTGATGATTGAAAGTCATATCGACCCGGATAATGCATGGAGTGATGCCAAACAACAGGTGACACCTGAGAAACTGGCGGAAATGCTGGATGCCATTACCTGGAGAAAAGAAGATGTTGATTCTGAAGCCTACCATGCTGCACTTGAGAAATTGCGTCAGCAGATCAATCACCTGGATGATGAACTTATGCAGATTCTTGGACAAAGAATGAAAGTGGCTGAACAGATTGGTACTTATAAAAAGAACAATAGTATTACCATTTTGCAGACCAACCGCTGGAATGAAATCCTGGAACGTGCATTTGTAAAAGGCGATAAACTTGGCTTAAGTAAGGAATTCATCACCCGTTATTTTGATGCAGTACATATGGAAAGCATCAACCACCAGAATAAAGTCATGAACAGCTAA